In one window of Thermodesulfobacteriota bacterium DNA:
- a CDS encoding SLBB domain-containing protein, whose protein sequence is MRSAVLFLSILLFFSSGVFAEDTCVEKREAVGALTAEGFEAFRADNEYIELRPEEAAKGRGLLKSKDIGSQPLPLKGEAGRLLPTGADRREAAMEHKGECKGSGLSLPDEADRGKKPSAKSLFERYLPSPEPLEVSTSLGPFGYEIFKANQAVILQDAPVASDYVIGPGDEMNVLVWGRMNGQYALTVSREGTVQMPDIGPVQVGGLTFAEMKKALSSRISGAIGTEASITMGKFRSIQVFVLGEVEKPGAYVVNGMSTLTGALMLAGGPSAIGSLRNIELKRGGKPMSSMDLYDLLLKGDNSMDTRLQSGDVIFVPPVGPLVGVAGNVKRPAVYELARSLDLAGVIELAGGTMPTAFTQRVQVERIEGNKKRTVTDINAEDRGAAGDFMLQDGDLVKVFAITEKDANAVFVRGKVKRPGKYELKDGMRLSDILRGEGDVDEEAHLDYGLIKRLEPPEMKAELLPFSLASVFSGKDDPLLKPRDTVFVFSRWFFSERPRVRLVGEVRCSSDFVLESRDRKEKRMERREAEEKPAPFEPGKDEKPRQKPDKQGDFKKELKKEGAVRKDEDRPGLKEIRAERENPARDAKEIRQNGQDQSEEAGYEDKGDPSYKSCELEYRENLTVRDLVLLTGGLAPEASSGGFEVYRTDPETRAMESMELNLSKAMAADAGHNLRLRPDDRVVIHSVRESSPRRFVSIRGEVGKPGEYEYASNWTVKDLVFAAGGVLESAYLKEAEFASGVVEDGRYGIRHMTIDIDSALAGDPGHNLPLSPNDSIHVKRIPEWRGEMYVSLKGEVAFPGRYIIRKGEALSSVIRRAGGFSDSAYLKGAVFTRESVRKLQQKNIDDAIDRFEQKILSRSADSAMSALGADEARQIQSAKEQKIALVEKLRAAKATGRISIRLEGLESFEGSVYDIALEDGDELLVPSRSDQVQVMGAVFNQTAFVHEPNATVSSYLGKSGGMTSDADRKAIYILKVDGTARSGSGWGLRWDSSRGSWLSGGLMSERLDPGDTIVVPEKVDKIAWLKETKDLTQILYQIAVTAGVLMVMF, encoded by the coding sequence TTGAGATCAGCCGTACTTTTTTTATCCATCCTGCTCTTTTTCAGCTCCGGGGTCTTTGCGGAAGATACTTGCGTCGAGAAGAGAGAGGCCGTAGGCGCGCTTACGGCTGAAGGGTTCGAGGCTTTCAGGGCCGATAACGAGTATATCGAATTAAGGCCCGAAGAAGCTGCAAAGGGAAGGGGCCTGCTTAAATCAAAAGACATCGGGAGCCAGCCGTTACCGCTGAAAGGCGAAGCTGGACGATTGCTGCCTACCGGCGCGGACAGGAGAGAGGCCGCAATGGAGCACAAGGGGGAATGCAAAGGCAGCGGACTCAGCCTCCCTGACGAGGCCGACAGGGGGAAAAAACCTTCCGCAAAGTCGCTCTTTGAAAGGTACCTCCCAAGCCCTGAGCCCCTTGAGGTCTCAACCAGCCTCGGCCCGTTCGGCTACGAGATCTTCAAGGCGAACCAGGCGGTCATTTTACAGGACGCTCCGGTCGCTTCGGATTACGTCATCGGGCCCGGAGACGAGATGAACGTCCTCGTTTGGGGCAGGATGAACGGACAGTACGCGCTTACCGTCAGCCGGGAAGGAACGGTACAGATGCCGGATATAGGGCCAGTCCAGGTCGGCGGCTTGACATTCGCTGAGATGAAGAAGGCACTTTCAAGCCGCATAAGTGGCGCGATAGGCACCGAGGCGAGCATCACAATGGGGAAGTTCAGGAGCATACAGGTCTTTGTCCTCGGCGAGGTGGAAAAGCCGGGGGCCTACGTCGTGAACGGGATGTCCACCCTGACCGGCGCGCTCATGCTCGCTGGCGGCCCTTCGGCCATAGGCTCTTTGCGGAATATCGAGCTCAAGCGCGGCGGAAAGCCTATGTCTTCCATGGACCTCTACGACCTCCTTTTGAAGGGCGACAACTCGATGGACACGCGGCTCCAGAGCGGCGACGTCATCTTCGTCCCTCCCGTCGGGCCGCTCGTGGGAGTGGCCGGAAACGTAAAAAGGCCGGCTGTATATGAGCTCGCCCGCTCCCTTGACCTTGCGGGCGTAATCGAGCTTGCGGGCGGGACCATGCCGACGGCGTTTACGCAGAGGGTGCAGGTCGAGAGGATCGAGGGGAATAAAAAAAGGACGGTCACGGACATAAACGCGGAAGACAGGGGCGCTGCGGGCGATTTCATGCTCCAGGACGGCGATCTCGTAAAGGTCTTCGCCATAACCGAGAAGGACGCGAACGCTGTCTTCGTCCGCGGTAAGGTAAAGAGGCCTGGGAAATATGAGCTCAAGGACGGCATGAGGCTGAGTGACATTTTAAGGGGCGAGGGCGACGTAGACGAAGAGGCCCATCTCGATTACGGGCTCATAAAAAGGCTCGAGCCGCCGGAGATGAAAGCCGAGCTCCTTCCGTTCAGCCTCGCCTCGGTCTTTTCCGGAAAAGACGACCCGCTGCTCAAGCCGCGGGACACGGTATTCGTCTTCTCAAGATGGTTTTTCTCCGAAAGGCCCAGGGTAAGGCTCGTTGGCGAAGTCAGGTGCAGCTCTGATTTCGTCCTTGAGTCCAGGGACCGCAAGGAAAAGAGGATGGAGCGGCGGGAAGCAGAGGAAAAGCCCGCGCCTTTTGAACCGGGGAAAGATGAGAAACCCAGGCAGAAGCCGGATAAGCAAGGAGATTTTAAAAAAGAGTTGAAGAAAGAGGGAGCAGTCCGTAAGGACGAGGACAGGCCCGGCCTGAAAGAAATCCGGGCCGAGCGGGAAAACCCGGCGCGGGACGCGAAAGAAATTCGGCAGAATGGCCAGGACCAGTCGGAGGAGGCCGGATATGAGGACAAAGGGGATCCCTCTTACAAGAGTTGCGAGCTCGAATACAGGGAAAATTTGACGGTCAGGGACCTGGTCCTCCTTACTGGAGGCCTCGCACCCGAGGCCTCTTCGGGCGGGTTCGAGGTGTACAGGACCGACCCTGAGACGCGGGCAATGGAATCAATGGAGCTCAATCTCTCAAAGGCGATGGCGGCGGACGCCGGGCACAATCTGAGGCTTCGCCCGGACGACCGCGTGGTAATACATTCAGTCCGCGAATCATCACCCAGGCGCTTCGTCTCGATAAGAGGGGAGGTCGGGAAGCCCGGGGAGTACGAGTACGCCTCGAACTGGACGGTAAAAGACCTTGTCTTTGCCGCCGGCGGAGTCCTCGAGTCGGCTTACCTCAAAGAGGCGGAGTTCGCCTCCGGCGTCGTCGAGGATGGCAGGTACGGTATAAGGCACATGACAATTGACATTGACAGCGCCCTGGCCGGCGACCCTGGGCATAACCTGCCCCTCAGCCCAAACGACAGCATACATGTGAAGAGGATACCGGAGTGGAGGGGCGAGATGTACGTTTCGCTCAAGGGGGAGGTCGCCTTCCCGGGCCGCTACATAATAAGAAAGGGAGAGGCCCTGAGCTCGGTAATAAGGAGGGCGGGCGGCTTCTCGGATAGCGCCTATCTCAAAGGCGCGGTCTTCACAAGGGAATCGGTCCGGAAGCTCCAGCAGAAGAACATAGACGACGCCATAGACAGGTTCGAGCAGAAGATACTGAGCCGGTCCGCCGATTCGGCGATGAGCGCGCTCGGCGCCGACGAGGCCCGGCAGATACAGAGCGCAAAGGAGCAGAAGATAGCGCTCGTCGAAAAGCTCAGGGCCGCAAAGGCGACCGGAAGGATCAGCATAAGGCTCGAAGGCCTCGAAAGCTTCGAGGGCTCGGTTTACGACATCGCGCTGGAGGACGGCGACGAGCTGCTCGTGCCGTCCCGGTCCGACCAGGTCCAGGTCATGGGCGCGGTCTTCAACCAGACGGCCTTCGTGCACGAGCCAAACGCGACGGTATCGTCCTATCTTGGAAAATCAGGAGGCATGACCTCCGACGCGGACAGGAAGGCGATCTATATCCTCAAGGTGGACGGCACGGCCAGAAGCGGAAGCGGCTGGGGCCTGAGATGGGACAGCTCCAGAGGGAGCTGGCTTTCAGGCGGGCTCATGTCCGAGCGGCTCGACCCCGGCGACACGATAGTGGTCCCTGAGAAGGTAGACAAGATAGCGTGGCTCAAGGAAACGAAGGACCTCACCCAGATACTCTACCAGATAGCGGTTACCGCCGGGGTCCTCATGGTGATGTTCTGA
- a CDS encoding LegC family aminotransferase yields the protein MATSTASTISKGAPGRIALSEPEISGNEWKYVKECLDTGWVSSAGAYVARFEKSIAAYTGAHEAVSTVNGTSALHVSMVALGVEAGDEVVVPAVTFVAPVNAVKYCGGEPVFMDCDPDTLCMDTAKLAAFLKNECFRGKDGFTYNGATKRRVKAVVPVHVFGHPARMDELMDACQGKNIEIIEDATESLGSEFMGKKTGTFGAAGCFSFNGNKIITTGGGGMVVTDDRALAARLRHLTTQAKADAFEYEHDEVGYNYRLTNIQAALGVAQMERLEEFVSAKRRNAGSYRRLLTESAGLMWEKTWAKSNFWHCTIRAGEARREAIIRRLYEKGIQVRPLWKPAHLLPMYRGCQAYRIESAEAAYRSCLNIPSGVALRKEEMERVAGEINSALGG from the coding sequence ATGGCTACAAGCACGGCATCTACAATATCTAAGGGGGCACCCGGCAGGATAGCCCTTTCAGAGCCGGAAATATCCGGCAATGAATGGAAGTATGTAAAGGAGTGCCTGGACACCGGCTGGGTCTCGTCAGCAGGCGCATATGTTGCGCGCTTTGAGAAGAGCATTGCTGCATATACGGGAGCCCATGAGGCCGTCTCTACAGTAAACGGCACCTCGGCGCTCCACGTGAGCATGGTTGCGCTGGGGGTAGAGGCAGGGGACGAGGTCGTGGTCCCTGCCGTGACATTTGTCGCGCCGGTGAACGCCGTAAAATACTGCGGCGGAGAGCCAGTATTCATGGACTGCGACCCGGACACGCTCTGCATGGACACGGCAAAGCTCGCGGCGTTCCTCAAAAACGAGTGCTTCAGGGGCAAGGACGGCTTCACTTATAACGGCGCTACGAAACGGCGCGTGAAGGCGGTCGTGCCGGTGCATGTATTCGGCCACCCGGCGAGGATGGACGAGCTTATGGACGCGTGCCAGGGGAAAAACATCGAAATTATAGAGGACGCAACCGAGAGCCTGGGCTCGGAGTTCATGGGAAAGAAGACCGGCACATTCGGCGCGGCAGGGTGCTTCTCGTTTAACGGGAACAAGATCATCACGACAGGCGGCGGCGGGATGGTCGTAACGGACGACCGAGCGCTCGCCGCAAGGCTAAGGCACCTTACGACCCAGGCCAAGGCGGACGCCTTCGAGTACGAGCACGACGAGGTCGGCTATAACTACAGGCTTACCAATATACAGGCTGCGCTGGGGGTCGCGCAAATGGAGCGGCTGGAAGAGTTCGTCTCGGCCAAGAGGAGGAACGCCGGGTCCTACAGGCGGCTGCTCACGGAAAGCGCAGGGCTCATGTGGGAAAAGACCTGGGCCAAAAGCAATTTCTGGCATTGCACCATAAGGGCGGGGGAAGCGAGGCGGGAGGCCATTATCAGGCGCCTCTACGAAAAGGGCATACAGGTGAGGCCCCTGTGGAAGCCGGCCCACCTCCTTCCCATGTACAGGGGGTGCCAGGCATACAGGATAGAGAGCGCGGAAGCGGCTTACAGGAGCTGCCTGAATATCCCGAGCGGGGTTGCGCTGAGAAAAGAGGAGATGGAGCGCGTGGCAGGGGAGATAAATAGCGCGCTCGGGGGTTGA
- a CDS encoding cupin domain-containing protein produces MAGYLTDIEKKSLENGYFREVLFTGPNSQLVVMALAPGEDIGMETHDDVDQFIRVEAGTGTAVLDGKKHKIQDGSAVVIPAGTEHNIVNDSSEPMKLYTVYSPPEHPHGTIHKSKAEAEAYEREKHKK; encoded by the coding sequence ATGGCAGGGTATCTGACCGATATCGAAAAGAAATCGCTTGAGAACGGGTATTTTCGCGAAGTCCTTTTTACGGGCCCGAACAGCCAGCTTGTAGTGATGGCGCTCGCGCCGGGCGAGGACATCGGGATGGAGACGCACGACGACGTTGACCAGTTCATAAGGGTCGAGGCCGGGACCGGCACCGCCGTGCTTGACGGAAAGAAGCACAAGATACAGGACGGCTCCGCGGTCGTCATACCCGCGGGAACTGAGCACAACATAGTAAACGACTCGAGCGAGCCCATGAAGCTCTATACCGTCTACTCGCCCCCGGAGCACCCGCACGGCACGATACACAAGAGCAAGGCCGAGGCAGAGGCCTATGAGAGGGAGAAACATAAGAAATGA
- the neuB gene encoding N-acetylneuraminate synthase — protein MSIFLIAEAGVNHNGSIEMALQMVDAAADAGADAIKFQTFSAERVVTRRAEKAAYQVKTTDTGSQLELLKRYELDERAHLRLIGRCRERGIRFLSTPFDLESIELLSSLGLELFKVPSGEITNLPYLRKVGGLGKEVILSTGMSELDEVRAAIEALAESGTPKGRIAALHCNSEYPTPMEDANLRAMATMREALNVKVGYSDHTPGIEAALAAAALGAEVIEKHFTLDKTMEGPDHRASLEHGELKAMVLGIRKVEKALGDGIKRPSRSEGANITALRKSIVAARGIKRGETLSEEAITVKRPGSGLSPMLWDRVVGGRAKRDFAPDEPIEAEA, from the coding sequence GTGAGCATATTCCTGATAGCGGAAGCGGGGGTGAACCATAACGGCAGCATTGAGATGGCGCTTCAAATGGTGGACGCTGCTGCGGATGCCGGGGCGGATGCGATCAAGTTCCAGACCTTCAGCGCGGAAAGGGTAGTAACGAGGCGCGCGGAAAAGGCCGCCTACCAGGTGAAGACTACCGATACTGGTTCGCAGCTTGAGCTGCTCAAGCGATACGAGCTGGATGAGAGAGCGCATCTCCGCTTGATAGGGCGCTGCCGTGAAAGGGGCATACGGTTCCTCTCGACCCCGTTCGACCTTGAGAGCATAGAGCTCCTTTCAAGCCTCGGGCTGGAACTATTTAAGGTCCCGTCAGGGGAGATAACGAATCTTCCATATTTGAGGAAGGTGGGCGGGCTTGGAAAGGAAGTAATCCTCTCGACAGGCATGTCGGAGCTGGACGAGGTAAGGGCGGCGATAGAGGCCCTTGCAGAATCAGGGACGCCGAAGGGGCGCATAGCCGCGCTCCACTGCAATAGCGAATACCCTACCCCTATGGAAGACGCGAACCTCCGGGCAATGGCAACCATGAGGGAAGCCCTTAACGTAAAAGTCGGGTACTCGGACCATACGCCGGGCATTGAGGCGGCGCTGGCAGCAGCCGCGCTCGGGGCAGAGGTCATAGAGAAGCACTTTACCCTGGATAAAACGATGGAAGGGCCTGACCACAGGGCGTCCCTCGAACACGGCGAATTGAAGGCAATGGTCCTCGGCATAAGGAAAGTCGAGAAGGCGCTCGGGGACGGCATCAAAAGGCCCAGCCGGTCAGAGGGGGCGAATATCACGGCCCTCAGAAAGAGCATAGTCGCGGCCAGAGGCATAAAAAGAGGCGAGACGCTTTCCGAGGAGGCCATTACCGTCAAAAGGCCGGGGAGCGGCTTAAGCCCCATGCTCTGGGACAGGGTCGTGGGCGGGCGCGCGAAGAGGGACTTCGCCCCTGACGAGCCCATAGAGGCAGAGGCTTAG
- the nikR gene encoding nickel-responsive transcriptional regulator NikR, with amino-acid sequence MSIKRFGVSLDNALLKRFDTSISRKGYANRSEAIRDLIRDSLVQEEWKDEDGVAAVGTVTIIYSHHSKELQSKLTEMQHRHHASVISTMHIHLDAHNCLEVLVVRGAPREVRSIAESLMSVKGVKHGKFTATTSGKGLK; translated from the coding sequence ATGTCCATCAAGCGATTTGGAGTATCACTGGACAATGCCCTCCTTAAGAGGTTCGACACGTCCATTTCCAGAAAAGGGTATGCGAACAGGAGTGAGGCAATACGCGATCTGATACGCGACAGTCTCGTCCAGGAGGAATGGAAAGATGAAGACGGCGTAGCTGCCGTAGGCACCGTTACCATCATCTATTCACACCATTCAAAGGAGCTTCAATCGAAGCTGACCGAGATGCAGCACCGACACCACGCGTCGGTGATTTCGACGATGCACATCCACCTCGATGCACATAATTGCCTCGAAGTATTGGTGGTCCGCGGCGCGCCACGCGAAGTCAGGTCGATTGCGGAGAGCCTGATGTCGGTTAAAGGCGTGAAACACGGAAAGTTTACCGCCACCACAAGCGGAAAGGGGCTTAAGTAG
- the neuC gene encoding UDP-N-acetylglucosamine 2-epimerase, whose amino-acid sequence MRNIAVVTGTRAEYGLLYWMIKGIHEDSSLELGLIATGMHLSPEFGLTVTEIETDGFPIAEKVEMLLSSDTEHSIAASMGIGVMGFAKAYERLRPDMVVLLGDRFEVLSAAAAAVPFRIPIAHIHGGESTESLIDEQIRHAVTKLSHLHFTSTEAYRNRVVQMGEDPENVICSGAPGLENIRRLRLMGRDGIERALGLPKGRAIGVLTYHPVTLDEDPSGGLGEVLKAVSVLNGGLFWVITLPNADTGGRAISKELERFAERNPDKAVCFHSLGRVAYLSLLKAASVMLGNSSSGIIEAPSFGLPVVNIGGRQGGRIRAANVIDAAPEAAGILKALKKALSPGFRGALAGLQNPYGNGDASGRIIEAIKGARIEWLLKKRFRDLSA is encoded by the coding sequence TTGCGCAATATTGCGGTAGTCACAGGCACGAGGGCCGAGTACGGGCTCCTCTACTGGATGATAAAGGGCATACACGAAGACAGCTCCCTTGAACTTGGCCTCATAGCTACAGGAATGCACCTTTCCCCGGAGTTCGGGCTTACGGTCACGGAAATCGAGACGGACGGCTTCCCCATAGCCGAGAAGGTGGAGATGCTTTTAAGCTCCGATACCGAGCACTCTATAGCAGCGTCAATGGGCATCGGGGTCATGGGCTTTGCGAAGGCATACGAAAGGCTCAGGCCCGATATGGTCGTCCTTTTGGGAGACAGGTTCGAGGTGCTCTCGGCAGCTGCCGCCGCAGTGCCGTTCAGGATACCCATAGCCCACATACACGGCGGCGAATCGACCGAGAGCCTCATAGACGAGCAGATACGCCATGCCGTTACGAAGCTGAGCCATCTCCATTTCACCTCGACAGAGGCTTACAGGAATAGGGTGGTGCAGATGGGCGAGGACCCGGAAAATGTCATTTGCTCAGGCGCGCCGGGGCTGGAAAATATCCGGAGGCTCAGGCTCATGGGACGGGACGGGATTGAACGAGCGCTCGGGCTCCCGAAGGGCCGCGCAATCGGTGTGCTTACATATCACCCGGTAACTCTCGACGAGGACCCTTCTGGCGGCCTTGGAGAGGTCCTTAAGGCCGTGTCGGTTTTAAATGGCGGCCTTTTCTGGGTGATAACGCTACCAAATGCGGACACCGGCGGGCGCGCCATATCCAAAGAGCTTGAGAGGTTTGCGGAAAGAAACCCGGATAAAGCCGTGTGCTTCCATTCGCTCGGAAGGGTGGCGTACCTGTCGCTTCTCAAGGCCGCCTCGGTCATGCTCGGCAATTCATCAAGCGGCATCATAGAGGCCCCATCTTTCGGCCTGCCCGTCGTAAATATCGGCGGCAGGCAGGGGGGGAGGATACGGGCCGCAAATGTGATAGACGCGGCGCCTGAAGCAGCAGGGATATTGAAGGCCCTTAAAAAGGCCCTTTCGCCGGGGTTCAGGGGGGCGCTCGCGGGACTTCAAAACCCTTACGGCAACGGGGACGCAAGCGGCAGGATAATCGAGGCCATCAAAGGGGCGCGGATTGAGTGGCTTTTAAAAAAGAGGTTCAGGGATCTGTCCGCGTGA
- a CDS encoding YgiQ family radical SAM protein, translating to MFLPTTEKEAKALGWDRLDVILVTGDSYIDSPFIGVAVIGKVLVDAGYRVGIIGQPDISGADILRLGEPLLFWGVTGGCLDSMVANRTASGRRRASDDYTPGGTNDRRPDRAAIIYSNLIRRHFKGTRPIVLGGIEASLRRVAHYDFWTDSIRRSVLFDSKADYLLYGMAERSAVELANRLKEGKDLSDIRGLCRISKDLPEGAVELPSFEECAAEKDAFTRAFRLFYANNDPATALPLAQGHGDRYLVQNPPAEYLTGEELDRVYALGYERDLHPFHRKYGDVKALETIRFSISTHRGCYGECGFCAIAVHEGRRVRSRSRASIIAEAEEMARHPLFKGRIHDVGGPSANMYGSGCTRMEKEGCCPKKSCISPNVCPLLKQGHGEQIPLLKALRSVKGVKKVVVASGIRHDLVLADKKDGESYLKELVLHHVSGQMKVAPEHTEGNVLSLMGKPGCDKDALVKFKELFYRFTKEAGLKQFLSYYLMAAHPGCSLDDMKKLRAFAIKELGGVPEQAQVFTPTPSTYSTLMYWTGRDPFTGKPCFVERTGKGRDEQKAVLFGQGFGGYAGKRRGSGAKRRGPKGGR from the coding sequence ATGTTTCTCCCTACTACGGAAAAAGAGGCCAAGGCGCTCGGCTGGGACCGCCTCGACGTGATACTCGTGACCGGCGATAGCTACATCGATTCGCCCTTCATCGGGGTCGCTGTCATCGGGAAGGTGCTCGTAGACGCGGGCTACAGGGTCGGGATTATCGGCCAGCCCGACATATCCGGCGCGGATATCCTGCGCCTCGGCGAGCCCCTCCTTTTCTGGGGCGTAACCGGCGGCTGCCTGGATTCGATGGTTGCAAACCGCACCGCCTCCGGCCGCCGGCGCGCAAGCGACGACTACACCCCGGGCGGCACCAATGACAGGAGGCCGGACCGGGCCGCGATCATCTACTCCAACCTTATTAGAAGACATTTCAAGGGGACCCGCCCCATAGTGCTTGGCGGCATAGAGGCGAGCCTCCGGCGCGTTGCGCATTACGACTTCTGGACCGACTCCATAAGGAGGTCGGTCCTTTTCGATTCAAAGGCCGACTATCTCCTTTACGGCATGGCTGAGCGTTCGGCTGTAGAGCTTGCCAACCGCCTTAAAGAAGGGAAAGACCTCTCCGATATACGCGGGCTCTGCCGCATCTCGAAAGACCTGCCCGAAGGCGCGGTAGAGCTCCCTTCCTTTGAGGAATGCGCGGCAGAAAAAGATGCCTTCACCAGGGCCTTCCGCCTCTTCTACGCGAATAACGACCCGGCTACCGCACTTCCGCTCGCCCAGGGGCACGGCGACCGCTATCTCGTCCAGAACCCTCCGGCGGAATATCTGACCGGAGAGGAACTTGACCGCGTATACGCCCTCGGGTACGAACGGGACCTCCATCCATTTCACCGGAAGTACGGCGATGTAAAGGCCCTTGAGACGATACGATTCTCCATATCCACGCACAGGGGCTGCTACGGCGAGTGCGGCTTCTGCGCCATAGCCGTCCACGAGGGCAGGCGCGTAAGGAGCAGAAGCCGTGCTTCCATCATTGCGGAGGCGGAGGAGATGGCGAGGCATCCGCTTTTCAAGGGAAGGATACACGACGTGGGCGGGCCATCTGCCAACATGTACGGAAGCGGCTGCACGAGGATGGAAAAAGAGGGCTGCTGCCCGAAAAAGAGCTGCATCTCACCGAATGTCTGCCCGCTTCTTAAGCAGGGGCATGGGGAGCAGATACCTCTTTTGAAGGCGCTCCGTTCGGTGAAGGGAGTAAAAAAGGTGGTAGTCGCCTCGGGCATCAGGCACGACTTGGTGCTCGCGGACAAGAAAGACGGGGAGAGCTATCTTAAGGAGCTCGTCCTTCACCATGTCTCGGGCCAGATGAAGGTAGCGCCCGAGCACACGGAGGGCAACGTGCTTAGCCTGATGGGGAAGCCCGGCTGCGACAAGGACGCGCTCGTGAAATTCAAGGAGCTTTTTTACAGGTTCACAAAAGAGGCGGGGCTGAAGCAGTTCCTTTCGTATTACCTCATGGCAGCCCACCCCGGCTGCTCTCTCGATGACATGAAGAAACTCCGCGCGTTCGCGATAAAGGAGCTCGGCGGGGTCCCCGAGCAGGCGCAGGTCTTTACGCCAACCCCCTCGACCTACTCGACCCTCATGTACTGGACAGGGCGCGACCCGTTTACCGGAAAGCCATGCTTCGTCGAGAGGACCGGCAAGGGCAGGGACGAGCAGAAGGCCGTCCTTTTTGGCCAGGGCTTTGGCGGATATGCCGGAAAAAGAAGGGGTTCAGGGGCAAAGAGACGCGGCCCCAAAGGGGGGCGCTGA
- a CDS encoding acetyltransferase — protein sequence MKERLVLIGGGGHARVLMELISLSDSLEVEAVLDPNLAPGTFVSGIKVAGGDGLLPGLFSRGVRYACVAVGSVKDNTRRASIYKKLKEAGFSLPRLMHPKAFISGSADINEGAQVMAAAVVQAGSSIGANTIVNSGAIVEHDCRIGNHVHLSPGSVISGGSVIEEGAFVGAGATVIQGVRVGERAIIAAGAVAVGDVAPGVLVKGVPAA from the coding sequence ATGAAGGAGCGGCTGGTGCTCATAGGAGGCGGAGGCCACGCCAGGGTCCTTATGGAGCTTATATCATTATCCGATTCTTTAGAGGTTGAGGCTGTGCTGGACCCCAATCTTGCGCCAGGTACGTTTGTTTCGGGCATAAAGGTGGCCGGAGGGGACGGGCTCCTTCCGGGGTTGTTTTCGCGCGGCGTCCGATACGCATGCGTGGCAGTAGGCAGCGTGAAAGACAACACAAGGCGCGCTTCGATCTATAAAAAGCTCAAGGAGGCCGGATTCAGCCTGCCCCGTCTCATGCACCCGAAGGCATTTATTTCCGGAAGCGCGGACATAAACGAGGGCGCGCAGGTAATGGCGGCGGCTGTGGTGCAGGCAGGTTCTTCAATCGGTGCTAACACCATCGTAAATTCCGGGGCCATAGTCGAGCACGACTGCAGGATAGGAAACCACGTGCACCTTTCCCCGGGCTCGGTAATTTCCGGAGGCTCCGTAATAGAGGAGGGCGCGTTCGTGGGGGCCGGCGCGACTGTCATCCAGGGTGTGAGGGTCGGAGAGCGCGCAATAATTGCGGCAGGCGCGGTTGCAGTGGGTGATGTGGCGCCCGGCGTCCTTGTAAAGGGGGTGCCGGCAGCGTGA
- a CDS encoding SDR family NAD(P)-dependent oxidoreductase, with product MKLSGKRVLVTGACGFIGSHLVERLLEEGSDVRALVCYNSMNSWGWLDRIPSEALKSVEVVSGDIRDPHGVRKAIEGSEVVLHLAALIGIPYSYRSPESYMDTNIKGTLNVLQAARDFSIERVVVTSTSEVYGTAMYAPIDEEHPRQAQSPYAATKIAADSLAESFVRSFGQDVLIARPFNTYGPRQSARAIIPTIITQLLSGNRALKLGALHPTRDFVYVKDTVEGFVRIAKSGAKPGTDINIATGQEISVRALAETIAGITGEGAEIKRDDNRVRVSASEVERLCGSVERLKGLTGWAPMRSLGEGLRETVEWFSVRENLNGYKHGIYNI from the coding sequence ATGAAACTTTCAGGCAAGAGGGTGCTTGTGACCGGGGCGTGCGGCTTTATAGGCAGCCACCTCGTCGAAAGGCTCCTTGAGGAGGGCTCGGATGTGCGGGCCTTGGTCTGCTACAACTCCATGAATTCCTGGGGCTGGCTCGACCGCATCCCGTCAGAGGCGCTTAAGTCAGTCGAGGTCGTCAGCGGGGATATAAGGGACCCGCATGGCGTGAGGAAGGCAATCGAGGGCTCGGAAGTCGTCCTTCACCTTGCAGCCCTCATCGGCATACCCTATAGCTACCGCTCCCCGGAGAGCTACATGGACACTAACATAAAAGGGACTCTCAATGTGCTGCAGGCCGCAAGGGATTTTTCGATAGAGAGGGTCGTCGTTACCTCGACATCCGAGGTCTACGGCACGGCCATGTACGCTCCCATTGACGAGGAGCACCCGAGGCAGGCCCAGTCCCCCTACGCAGCGACAAAGATAGCCGCGGACTCCCTTGCCGAGTCGTTCGTAAGGAGCTTCGGCCAGGACGTCCTGATAGCGCGGCCATTCAACACCTACGGGCCGAGGCAGTCCGCTCGCGCTATCATACCGACCATAATCACACAACTCCTCTCGGGGAACAGGGCGCTGAAGCTTGGCGCGCTCCACCCGACCAGGGATTTCGTTTACGTCAAGGACACGGTCGAGGGCTTCGTGAGGATAGCGAAATCAGGGGCCAAGCCCGGGACTGATATCAACATCGCGACAGGGCAGGAGATATCGGTCCGCGCCCTCGCGGAGACGATAGCCGGGATCACGGGTGAGGGCGCGGAGATAAAAAGAGACGACAACAGGGTGAGGGTATCCGCGAGCGAGGTCGAAAGGCTCTGCGGAAGCGTCGAGCGGCTTAAAGGGCTTACGGGATGGGCGCCGATGCGCTCCCTGGGTGAAGGGCTCAGGGAAACTGTCGAGTGGTTCAGCGTCAGGGAGAACCTGAATGGCTACAAGCACGGCATCTACAATATCTAA